In a single window of the Portunus trituberculatus isolate SZX2019 chromosome 9, ASM1759143v1, whole genome shotgun sequence genome:
- the LOC123501692 gene encoding 60S ribosomal protein L23 produces the protein MSKRGRGASSGGKFRISLGLPVGAVMSCADNTGAKNLYIIAVQGIKGRLNRLPAAAVGDIVAATVKKGKPELRKKVHPAVVVRQRKPYRRKDGVFIYFEDNAGVIVNNKGEMKGSAITGPVAKECADLWPRIASNAGSIA, from the exons ATGTCGAAGAGAG GACGTGGAGCCTCGTCAGGAGGGAAGTTTAGAATCTCCCTCGGCTTGCCGGTGGGAGCCGTCATGAGCTGCGCTGACAACacgg ggGCCAAGAACCTGTACATCATCGCAGTGCAGGGCATTAAGGGCCGCCTTAACCGTCTGCCGGCCGCCGCTGTGGGAGACATTGTGGCCGCGACTGTCAAGAAGGGAAAGCCTGAACTGAGGAAGAagg TGCACCCTGCCGTGGTCGTGCGCCAGAGGAAGCCGTACCGCAGGAAGGACGGCGTCTTCATCTACTTCGAGGACAACGCGGGAGTCATCGTAAACAACAAGGGCGAGATGAAAG GGTCGGCCATTACAGGACCCGTGGCCAAGGAGTGTGCTGATCTCTGGCCCAGGATCGCCTCCAATGCTGGATCCATCGCCTaa
- the LOC123501689 gene encoding zinc finger protein 845-like, with protein MAPRGKKKGGSSPRKQLNIQQFMSPKIKSESPRKRKAKEEADDLEVVEEVVTAENTQKSSPVRSPRKKARRVAEGANNNNNNNNNEKEAEAATNNNNNNNNEKPPMPEKKKSGRGRANTSAMPMRQTRGARALAAKEEKEDTMPLEEEEDVKDFEAEKEIEGEEETPPVTQVSGDEEHEEEEEEEEEDEDQSTVGMIGPDPVHVDSPGEDSRDGTDFTPPYTPIGTRILHTTPPQPKEEKNKFKCKECDQWFPNRYFQRKHTLMEHENQLYECRVCNFNSVNPEKLKSHIIKQHVIKKERSEPVSLDELKVDLDELITKHTPRKVMMEDGVALGRDASNKMRYICAMCDRIYTSKYSLERHVRCHTGEKPYVCDVCNFSTSYREHMMRHMTSVHLIVHSDEPRQKYIPKNRRRTEEKNVSTEEDPLNLDDTEKEDEEKDSETGENVEPAESAEPAEPAEPAEPAEPAEPAEPAEPAEPAEPAVSAEPARTTETSENSDMVPPAPAKKRRNILRKRFECAACGLKATHKTDLVNHIKEKHPNAHIESLDNGDGSKVHLIVTMSKKPTPSRRMVITCPDCSKVFHDTWKYKVHMRSHTGVKPFGCNMCSFFATSKMTVRDHIHRKHKGADNPRILLRTVGIDGTVSHVELNMPEREFKCDRCGEVFEDNYHMKHHKKKAHSDVAPFSCKECNHREWARANIIIHCLQAHKDKSIDTMILRNEKPFNVGPLKLPKCQQCDKVFPYQSQLYIHMKQHTGERNYFCDICSYRTNSKVALEKHILRHLEGENKKTPPPTTRKKALKKKASKEDDVINFVDINNLQEDPDNASPEKDSGKK; from the exons atggcgcCACGAGGCAAGAAAAAGGGAGGCAGCTCCCCACGCAAACAACTCAACATCCAACAGTTCATGTCCCCAAAGATCAAGAGTGAGAGCCCAAGGAAGCGCAAGGCCAAGGAAGAAGCGGATGatttggaggtggtggaggaggtggtgacggcagaaaacacacagaaatcATCACCAGTCAGAAGCCCCAGGAAGAAAGCTCGTAGGGTTGCCGAGggtgccaacaacaacaacaacaacaataacaatgaaaaggaGGCAGAAGCAGctacaaataacaataacaacaacaacaatgagaaaCCACCCATgccagagaagaagaagagtggccGGGGACGCGCTAACACCTCCGCCATGCCAATGAGGCAGACAAGAGGTGCACGGGCCCTGGcagcgaaggaggaaaaagaggacacCATGccactggaagaggaggaggatgtgaaggattttgaagcagagaaggagattgagggtgaggaagaaacACCACCAGTCACTCAGGTGTCCGGTGATGAGGagcatgaggaagaggaggaggaggaggaggaggatgaagaccaGAGCACAGTTGGGATGATAGGACCTGACCCAGTCCATGTGGACTCCCCAGGCGAGGACAGCCGTGATGGGACTGACTTCACCCCGCCATACACACCAATTGGCACAAGGATCCTGCACACCACCCCTCCACAGCCCAAG gaagagaagaacaagttCAAATGCAAGGAGTGCGACCAGTGGTTCCCCAACCGCTACTTCCAGAGGAAACACACACTGATGGAGCACGAGAACCAGCTGTACGAGTGTCGGGTGTGCAACTTCAACTCGGTGAACCCAGAGAAGCTGAAGAGTCACATCATCAAGCAACACGTCATCAAGAAGGAGCGCAGTGAGCCGGTGTCCCTGGATGAGCTCAAGGTGGACCTGGACGAGCTGATCACCAAGCACACGCCCCGCAAGGTGATGATGGAGGACGGTGTGGCGCTGGGCAGAGATGCCAGCAACAAGATGCGCTACATCTGTGCCATGTGTGACCGCATCTATACCAGCAAGTACTCCTTGGAGCGCCACGTCCGCTGCCACACTGGAGAGAAGCCATACGTGTGTGACGTGTGCAACTTCTCCACCAGCTACCGTGAACATATGATGCGTCACATGACCAGTGTCCACCTCATTGTGCATTCAGACGAACCCAGGCAGAAGTACATCCCCAAGAACCGCAGGAGGACTGAGGAGAAGAACGTGTCCACTGAGGAGGACCCCCTCAATCTGGATGacacagagaaggaagatgaagagaaggattcTGAAACTGGCGAAAATGTCGAGCCTGCTGAGAGTGCTGAGCCTGCTGAGCCTGCTGAGCCTGCCGAGCCTGCCGAGCCTGCTGAGCCTGCTGAGCCTGCTGAGCCTGCTGAGCCTGCTGAGCCTGCCGTGAGTGCTGAGCCTGCCAGGACCACCGAGACTTCTGAGAATTCTGACATGGTGCCCCCTGCCCCAGCCAAGAAGCGGAGGAACATTTTGCGCAAGCGGTTTGAGTGTGCCGCATGTGGTCTGAAGGCTACCCACAAGACAGATCTGGTGAACCACATCAAGGAGAAGCATCCTAATGCCCACATTGAGTCCCTGGACAACGGCGATGGCTCCAAGGTGCACCTCATCGTCACCATGTCTAAGAAGCCAACGCCGTCCCGCCGCATGGTCATCACCTGCCCAGACTGCTCCAAGGTGTTCCACGACACCTGGAAGTACAAGGTGCACATGCGTTCCCACACGGGCGTCAAGCCTTTTGGGTGCAACATGTGTTCCTTCTTTGCCACCAGCAAAATGACGGTACGTGATCACATCCACCGCAAGCACAAGGGTGCTGATAACCCCCGCATCCTCCTCCGCACTGTGGGGATCGATGGCACAGTGAGCCACGTGGAGCTCAACATGCCAGAGCGAGAGTTCAAGTGTGACCGCTGCGGGGAGGTGTTTGAAGACAACTATCACATGAAACACCACAAGAAGAAAGCACACTCAGACGTGGCACCATTCTCGTGCAAGGAGTGCAACCACAGGGAATGGGCACGTGCCAACATCATCATCCACTGCCTCCAGGCCCACAAGGACAAGAGTATCGATACCATGATTCTGCGCAACGAGAAGCCATTCAATGTGGGGCCGCTCAAACTACCCAAGTGCCAGCAGTGCGACAAGGTATTCCCCTACCAGTCCCAGCTGTATATCCACATGAAGCAGCACACAGGTGAACGCAACTACTTCTGTGACATCTGCAGCTACCGCACCAACTCCAAGGTGGCTCTGGAGAAGCACATCCTCAGACACCTGGAGGGGGAGAACAAGAAGACTCCCCCTCCCACCACTCGCAAAAAGGCCCTCAAAAAGAAAGCCTCCAAAGAAGATGATGTGATCAATTTTGTGGACATCAACAACTTGCAGGAAGATCCAGACAACGCTTCACCAGAGAAAGACAGTGGGAAAAAGTAA
- the LOC123501686 gene encoding extensin-3-like, with product MVPRVVVTMVVVVMAWAVRSQRPFSDHFRPWEGDSRPPLGHSDAHFIHQEGPRSSFSLRTLSPHKDSHPPPRALHPSGPPSGHPGPLSFSGIKEEDIFRPRPRPRPPRPPPSRHKHHHSNTPPRKPLHHSPPPPHKPHHSLPPPHKPHHSAPSPHKADHSPPLPHKPHQSPPSPHKPHHSPPQHEPPHHSSPPQKSHHSFPPHKPPHQSPPHHSEPPHHSSPPQPPHRKSQGAVFTTTVHEHKNEGPGGCQTKEGFYFAGQTWFVKGCRRRKCIHFRGKFFTETDSCDSEIFNTTYRCVIQVDTTADFPRCCPTYKCNPDNLGNSV from the exons ATGGTGCCGcgcgtggtggtgacgatggtggtggtggtcatggcgTGGGCGGTCCGGAGTCAAAGACCATTCAGTGACCACTTTAGACCATGGGAAGGTGATTCTAGACCTCCATTGGGCCACTCAGACGCCCATTTCATCCACCAGGAAGGACCGAGGTCATCTTTTAGCCTGAGAACCTTATCACCTCACAAGGACAGTCACCCTCCTCCCCGGGCACTGCATCCTTCAGGGCCTCCCTCAGGACACCCAGGGCCGCTCTCATTCTCAGGGATCAAAGAGGAGGATATTTTcagaccaagaccaagaccaagaccacctCGTCCTCCACCATCTcgacacaaacaccaccacagcaatacCCCACCACGCAAGCCCTTGCACCAcagccctccaccaccacataaaCCACACCACAGCCTCCCACCACCACATAAACCACACCACAGCGCTCCGTCACCACATAAAGCCGACCACAGTCCTCCACTACCACACAAACCACACCAAAGCCCTCCATCGCCACACAAACCCCACCACAGCCCTCCACAGCACGAGCCTCCACACCACAGTTCACCACCACAGAAGTCCCACCACAGCTTTCCACCGCACAAGCCTCCCCACCAAAGTCCACCGCACCACAGCGAGCCTCCCCACCACAGTAGTCCACCACAGCCTCCGCACCGCAAGTCACAGGGAGCTGTTTTCACTACCACAGTCCACGAGCATAAGAATGAAG gtCCCGGAGGCTGCCAGACCAAGGAGGGCTTTTACTTCGCAGGACAGACGTGGTTTGTGAAGGGGTGCCGCCGCCGCAAGTGTATCCATTTCAGGGGAAAGTTCTTCACCGAGACGGATTC gTGTGACTCTGAGATCTTCAACACCACCTACAGATGCGTCATTCAGGTGGACACGACAGCAGACTTCCCTCGCTGCTGTCCAACCTACAAATGCAACCCCGACAATCTAGGAAACTCAGTGTAG